TCATCACCATGCCAGCTGCACTTGCAGATACCAGTCAGATTATCTGCGAGGTCTGGGCCAGCAATGTGGAGGAGGAGATGAGGAAGATACGACAGATTATTCAAAACTACAACTGCATCGCCATGGTGTGTGCACCTGTGTTGATGTGTACATTAGAATCAAAATGAGCTTTATCGTCAAgtgtgcttacacatacaaggaatttgtcttggtgacagaagcttccagtgcaccaaaaatacaacaaaggcagagataattaaaaaatagaataaaagtgaatagaaaataaaataataagtatatatagaaatacacaagacaaaaaatatacactggcggccaatagtttggaataatgtacagattttgctcttatggaaagaaattggtacttttattcaccaaagtggcattcaactgatcacagtgtatagtcaggacagaaataacaaattacaataaaaaaataaatgtaactaaactacttcaaaaatcctccactttgcagatccttggcattgcAGCTTTCAGTTTGTCAGtgtcatttcaccccacacttcctgtaacacttgccatagatgtgactgtcttgtcgggcacttctcactcaccttacagtctagctgatcccacaaaagctcaatggtgttaagatccataacactcttttccaatgatctactgaccaatgtctgtgattctttgcccactctaaccttttctttttgtttttctgtttcaaaagtgtttttttctttgcaattcttcctataaggcctgcacacctgagtcttttttttactgttgtacatgaaactggtgttgagcgagtagaattcaatgaagctgtcagctgaggacatgtgaggcatctatttctcaaactagagactctgatgtacttatcctcttgtttagttgtacatctggccttccacatctctttctgtccttgttagagccagttgccctttgtctttgaagactgtagtgtactgtagtttcttttttgcaatttttgacctaatattgaccttaagacatgccagtctagtGATTTTCctagtaccaaatgagcaatttatcaCGATTACttaaggataagttgttggagtgatggctgctggaaatggggcctgtcttgaTTTGATCAAATTACTTGTTtaaaatagtgatgatgctgttttttacatcagtaatgtcctgactatacattgtgatcagttgaatgccactttgattaaaataacaatttccttccaaaacagcaaaacctTTGCCTGCCAATGTATAAgcatacatacaaatacaaatctgttttatACAGATGCAAGaaaatgtatggcagaagaggtaggtatgttggataaatataaataagctgtgtattgcatgtaattattgctcagtggagCAGTTTTATCTGTTCATGAGTAGGATagactgagggaaaaaactgttcctgtgcctgatggttcttgGTCTCAGTGCGCTGTAGTGTCGGAAggaagtgggctgggtgagtggggtcaagagtgatttttacagcccttTTCcttactctggaagtgtatatTTCTTGAACAGAGGGCAggaggcaaccaataatcctctcagcagtctgaactgtcatttgtagtcttctgatgtctgattttgtagctgaaccaaaccagacagttactgaagtgcagaggacagactcaatgtctgctgagtagaactatatcagcagcgcctgtggcaggttgaacttcctcagctggtgaaggaggTACAACCTCTGTTGGGTCTTTTTacagtggagtcaatgtgggtctcccactttagGTGCTGTGAGATGCTAGAGCCCAGGAACATAAATGACtccacttctgccattaataACATTATGTGGTACGCATAGACTCTTTACAGCAGTATGGAAGAAGCTTGGCAAAAATCGTGTTTGCAATAATGCACTTGGAAGTCTGCACAATGGAAATCTATGAGGCAAGGCATTTCACCTgaatatacattaaaatacaaacagtttaaaagtacagccacaagccCCAAACATTATATGCATTAACATGATAGATTTGAAAACCCAGTAACTTTCGCATGATATGCACAAGGATACCAGAAACGCATCTCTAGAAGTTCACCCGACTAGAACAGTTATTCCACCAATTAAATGAAAAACTACTTATGTTTGGAAAAATTAAGCAAgcattttaacaaaaatacaagctgCACAGTTCTGCTTTTTAACCCTCTggaatgccttgccccatagacttccagcattttatttctttctttctttattttgcatTGAGCCTGTCACATAAAGCTGTCCACTTATGTAGTGTTTCTTCAATACATCAGGACACTGAGTTTCCTGGAGTGGTGGTCCGTCCCATTGGAGAGTTTCGCAGTACTGTTGATTATCAATACCAGCTCCTGCGTTGCAACGTGGACCTTTTAAAAATCATCCAGCTTGGCTTGACGTTTATGAATGAAGATGGAGACTACCCACCAGGAACCACAACGTGGCAGTTCAACTTCAAATTCAATCTGACGTTGGTGTCCAACATTAAAATCTTAATGATTCATCTTTAAAGGATAGTTTACCCCTAAATTATAATTCACTTGTCATTTACTCTGTCTcaatgatgatgagtaaataatgagagaattatgattttttagtgaactatccctttcataaTCTAGCACAGTTCATTCATATTATTTGGCTTAGAACTCATCCTGCTCTGTTTGTGCTATCTCAAATCATGCAGTTTGtttaggagaggtgtgctattgcATTTCTAATCATGCAACTTggattttatcattaaaatggcATAGATCGAGAGAGGAACCTGAGCTAATTTTACGGACCAGAATATTGTAGAGACTTTGGGTTGAGCTCTTTTGATTTGGGCCTGTAAACAAGCACCCAGTGCTTGTAATAACTGTGTAGTTCCGcactgacaaccacccagaacatcctaccTTTAGTATGGGCAAGCACCACTGACTTATTTTCCTGAAAATGTTCAAatctgtttttattaaaaatgttgtcattgctTTTGCAGATATTGCATATTGAGAATTATGATAAAATACAAGTGGTTTTTTTCCTGTCTTTTGCAGAGAGGACATGTACTCGCAGGACTCTATAGATCTCCTGCAGAACTCTGGGCTGCAGTTTAAGAAGCATGAGGAGGAGGGCATCGACACACTCTACTTTGCAGAACTCCTGATGACATCAGGCCTAGTGCTTTGTGAAAATGTCAAGTGGCTGTCTTTTCACAGGTAACATGCAGCAATTTTTTTCTAACTATATAAACTTgtttaaagtttgtcaagacaaacttggatgttggcttgacaaagccttgtctgaacattttaaacaaacaaaaaaaaggtttgtaatgcctatttttttttgataatccagtcagtgaattaaatagtggagagagtggtggtggcgtagttggctagagctcataactggtaatcataaggtcgctggttcgatccccacagccaccaccattgtgtcctttagcaaggcacttaactccagggtgctctggggggggattgtccctgtaataagtgcactatcagtcactttgaataaaagcgtctgccaaatgcataaatgtattgtaaatactTCCTCTtacataattttctctttattttgaactTGACAATAGTCAAAGGAAAAGAATCAaagcttgttaaaaaaaaaatcacaaaatttaaaaattttgccacatttcagtctgaatGTTGttaaccattattattattatgaacttCATTGATTTGGGAAGATGTTGAATAACTTGAAAGCAAGAAAATAATTGGCTACATaagtacaataaataaataaatgaatgaagaaaCGCTAATATAATATCAGACATTATATAAGCActtcttgaagaaaataaatataaaaaaattaaaccctTATTGCAAAAACATGACCGAAATAATGTGAAGTGCACCTTTTGGCTATCATAATAttc
The Xyrauchen texanus isolate HMW12.3.18 chromosome 34, RBS_HiC_50CHRs, whole genome shotgun sequence DNA segment above includes these coding regions:
- the LOC127627747 gene encoding CCR4-NOT transcription complex subunit 8 isoform X1 — encoded protein: MPAALADTSQIICEVWASNVEEEMRKIRQIIQNYNCIAMDTEFPGVVVRPIGEFRSTVDYQYQLLRCNVDLLKIIQLGLTFMNEDGDYPPGTTTWQFNFKFNLTEDMYSQDSIDLLQNSGLQFKKHEEEGIDTLYFAELLMTSGLVLCENVKWLSFHSGYDFGYLVKLLTDSRLPEEEHEFFQILNLFFPAIYDVKYLMKSCKNLKGGLQEVADQLELKRIGRQHQAGSDSLLTGMAFFRMKELFFEDNIDDAKYCGRLYGLGSGSTQSQNGISSSSQEESNNKH